Genomic window (Aurantimicrobium sp. INA4):
TCGCTTACATCCCCATCGTTGTTGCCCCCGCACTCATCGTGGCCCTTGCCTATGTGACCGCATATCGCTGGGGTATTCGTGAGAAGTTCCTCAAGAGCAAATCATGAGCGAAGAGCAGAAAGACCAATCCAAACTCGATGAGCTCATCGAAGTCATGGCCGTGTTGCGGGCACCAGGGGGCTGCCCTTGGGATGCCGAGCAAACTCACGAGTCCCTGATCAAATACCTCATCGAGGAAACCTACGAACTCATTGACGCTATTGAGTCGGGTGACCGCGACGCCATGATCGAAGAGCTCGGGGATGTGCTCTATCAAGTCATCTTCCACGCTGATCTTGCCTCCACCACACCAGGTGAAGAATTCGATATTCAAGATGTTGCCGCCCACATGACCGCCAAGATGGTTGGGCGCCACCCACACGTCTTCGGCGAGAACAAACTCGAAACTGCTGACGAAGTCATTCAAGTCTGGGATGAACTCAAGAAGGCAGAAAAGCCCGGAAGAACCTCCACGCTCGACGGCATCCCAAAATCCATGCCCGCCCTCGCGCTTGCCGAGAAACTTCTGGGCAAAGCTGAAAAGGTCGGTTTAGAGAAGCAGCACCTGCCTGATCCGCCCATCTGGGAAAGTGAAGACGAGGTGGGCAGTATTTTGCTGAGCATTGTCTCTTCTGCCCGCGAGCAAGGTATCGACGCTGAGAAAGCACTGCGTGTGCGGCTGCGTGAACTGCAGGAAGACATTCGAGAGGCAGAATAGATACATGGCTCGTGACGTTTCTCCTCCCCGTGGAATGCGGGATTTCCTTCCCGCAGATAAGGCCAAGCGCGAACGCGCTTTGCGCATCATCCGGGATGTGTACTCCAGCCACGGTTTTGAAGAAATCGAAACTCCAGTCGTCGAAGATTTTGAACGTTTGCACTCAGGTCTGGGCGGAGATAACGAAAAGCTCGCCTTCAGCGTGCTCAAGCGCGGACTCGACCGTGAGGCGCTCGAGGCTGCAGCACAATCTGGAGATGCGCACGACCTGGCCGATTTGGGTCTGCGATTTGATCTCACGGTTCCTTTGGCCAGGTTCTATGCCAGCCACCGCTCAGAGCTCCCCACTGTTTTCCGCGCCATCCAAATAGCTCCCGTGTGGCGGGCAGAGCGACCCCAGAAGGGCCGCTACCGCCAGTTCGTCCAGTGCGACATCGACATCATCGGTGATGGAACACAACTAGCTGAGGTTGAACTCATCACGGCAACCTCCGCAGTTCTCTCCACCCTCGGACTCCAGGGCTGCACCATTCGCATCAACGACCGTCGTATTTTGTCAGGCATTCTTGACTACTGCGGTTTTGCCCCAGAGCGCTTTGGTTCCGCTCTGATCTCTATCGACAAACTCGACAAGATTGGCGCCGAGGGTGTCGTCAAAGAACTGTCAGAAACCGGCCCTGATGCCGCCGCAGTACTGGGCGGACTGCTGGAGCGCATCGAACCGCACCTGGCTTCAGGCGGGGTTCCAATGACCACTGCAGATATTCTTTCTGTTCTGCCCGAGGGCATTGATTCCGATGCTGTGGCAGATCTGGAAACCTTGGCGCAGGCACTTACACAATTGCCTTCCGGTGTTGAGGTGCGCTTTGATCCCACTTTGGTGCGCGGCATGGGTTACTACACTGGCACCATCTTTGAGATAGCTCACCCTGAATCTGGATCTTCAGTTGGTGGCGGCGGACGCTATGACGGCATGATTGGCCGATTCCTTGGTCAAGACGTTCCCGCGGCGGGTTTCTCTATTGGTTTTGAACGCATCGTTGATCTCATTGAAGTTGATGCCTCAGGTGCACAAGACAGTGTCGTGCTGGTTCACGATGCCGTCTTGGACAGCGCTGATCTGAGTCTTTCAACATTGATGGGGATTAAGAGCGAGCTCATTGCTGCTGGCAAGCGTGTTCGCCTTGAGAAGCGTGCGAAAAATCTCACACCCGTGCTTGATCGTGCTCGCGAGGCAGGATTTGGCTCCTTTGCCTTTGTTTCTGCTGAGACTACGAGTGCCAAGGACCTGGTCTTCAAGGACCTCGCCTAGAATTAAGACTGTTTCCCTCCCTCTTTACTTATAAAACAAACATCACAAGGAGATACTGTGGCACTGATTGACGCCATTGGCGCACGCGAAATTCTTGACTCTCGCGGTAACCCCACCGTCGAGGTTGAGGTTCTGCTCGAAGATGGCGTGCTTGCCCGCGCTGCAGTTCCATCGGGTGCATCCACCGGAGCTTTCGAAGCATATGAGCTTCGTGACGAAGACAAGAACCGTTACCTCGGTAAGGGTGTTCAGAAGGCAGTCGACGCTGTCATCGACGAAATCGGTCCCGCAATCGAAGGTTTCGATGCCGCTGACCAGCGCCTGATTGACTCCGCCATGATCGAGCTCGATGGCACAGAGAACAAGAAGCGTCTGGGTGCTAACGCCATCCTCGGTGTTTCTCTGGCTGTGGCCAAGGCCGCTGCAGACTCCGCAGATCTTCCTCTCTTCCGTTATGTTGGCGGACCCAACGCACACACCCTTCCTGTTCCCCTGATGAACATCATCAACGGTGGGGCTCACGCAGACACCGGCGTTGACATTCAGGAATTCATGGCTGTTCCCTATGGTGCAGAAAGCTTCTCTGAAGCACTGCGCTGGGGTGTTGAGATTTACCACTCACTCAAGTCACTGCTGAAGAAGAACGGTATGGCTACTGGCCTCGGTGACGAGGGTGGTTTCGCTCCTGACCTGCCCAACAACCGTGGTGCACTCGAATTCATTGTTGGTGCTATCGAGCAGGCTGGCTTCAAGCCCGGCAAGGACATTGCCCTTGCTCTGGACGTTGCTTCCTCCGAGTTCTTCAAGGATGGCGCGTACCACTTCGAGGGTCAGAAGCGCTCCTCTGAAGAGATGACTGCCTACTACGCCGAGCTCGTTCGTGACTTCCCACTGGTCTCCATCGAAGACCCACTGGACGAAGACGACTGGACCGGCTGGACTCACATCACCGCTGAACTCGGCGACAAGCTCCAGCTTGTTGGTGATGACCTGTACGTAACCAACCCTGTCCGTTTGCAGAAGGGTATCGACCTCAAGGCCGGTAACTCCATCCTCGTGAAGGTCAACCAGATTGGTACCCTCACCGAAACCCTCGATGCTGTATCGCTGGCTCAGCGTCACGGCATGAAAGCCATCCTCTCTCACCGTTCCGGTGAGACCGAGGACACCACCATTGCTGACCTCGCGGTTGCAACCGACTGTGGTCAGATCAAGACTGGTGCACCTGCACGTAGCGACCGCGTCGCGAAGTACAACCAGCTTCTTCGTATCGAGGAAGAACTGGGAGAAGCAGCCGTCTACGCAGGACGCAGCGCTTTCCCCCGTTTCTCCGCCTAGGAGTAGCACGCCGACATGGCCAAGAAAAACGTCCGCGTTCGTAAGGTTCCGGTGGCTTTGGTCACCGGAACCACGAAAGCAGGCGTCTGGCTTGGCAGTATTCGTGTTTCTGGTTTCACCATCTTGGTCATGTCCTTGACCTTGCTGGGTGTGGGCATTTTGGCCCCGCAGCTGAAAATCTTGATCGAACAACGCCAAGTTGTTGCAGATCTCCAAGCAGAGGCGGCCCAGAAGCAGGCTGATCTCACCGAACTAGAAAAGCAGCGTGCTCGCTGGGATGACCCCGCCTATGTTCGCGCCCAAGCCCGTGACCGCTTGTACTACGTGATGCCCGGTGAGATTAGTTACCTCGTGATTAACGACACGCAGGTGGAAGACCTCAAGCGGGAGAAAGCAACTGCTGAACTCCAAAACACCCAAACAGACTGGGTTACTGGCCTGTTGAAGTCTTTCCTCATCGCTGGGCTGGGAACACCCACTCCTGACCAAGTTCAGCCAGTTCAGTAAGAAAGTTTTTCATGCGTCCCCCCTTTGATCCCGTCAGTGACGAAGACATCCGGATTGTTTCGGCACAACTGGGCCGCCAGGCACGTGATGTGGTTGGTATTCCGGCCCGTTGTGTGTGCGGTGCGCCCACCGTGGTGGCTACCTCGCCCCGACTTTCTGATGGAACACCGTTTCCTACCTTCTACTACCTCACACACCCGGCAGCCACTGTCGCCATGAGCGATCTTGAAGCAACCCAGGTGATGGCTGAATTCACTGAGGTGTTGAACGCGGACCCTGAGATGCAAAAGCAGTATCTTGCCGCGCACGAACAGTTCATTGCGGACCGTGAAAGCTTTGGAGTTGTTCCAGAAATTGACGGGATATCTGCTGGGGGAATGCCGGTGCGCGTGAAGTGTCTTCACGCGCTGGCCGGCCATGCCCTGGCAGCAGGACCGGGAGTCAATCCCATCGGGGACCTTGCTCTAGCCCGTTCGAGTTGGTCTCCTGAGGTGTGCCAGTGCGTCGTCTACGACGAGGACTAATTCTTCTTGCAACATTTGCCGTCACCATGATGACGGTATTGCAGGCTGTGCCTGCCCGGGCTGACTACATCCGTGACATGGAGTATTGGCTTTCGGATTACAACTTCTATCAAGCCTGGGATATCACCCGCGGTGAGGGCGTCCTGGTTTCTGTCATTGACTCCGGTATTGGGTATGCGCCAGATATCAATGCTGCTGTGGTCGGCGGAGCAGATTTTTCCGGCATTGGGTCCCCAGATGGTCGTACTCCGGTGGGCGCCTCGCCTGATCACGGAACGTTAGTGGCTTCTGTTCTTGCAGGCCGTGGCACCGGAGGAAACAACGGAATTTTAGGCACAGCACCGGCTGCACAGCTTCTTTCGGCTTCGGTCGCCTTCGGTGTAGACACGGCTATCCCTTCGGACGAGCAGATAGCCAATGCCATCAAATGGTCGGTGGATCAGGGCGCCAAAGTAATCAACATGTCCCTGACCAGAAACTCACTGGAATGGCCAAAGAGCTGGGACGAGGCATTCCTTTATGCCTTCGAGCATGATGTCGTGATTGTTGCTGCTGCGGGTAACCGTGGCTCTGGTACCAATGAGGTGGGAGCACCGGCAACAATTCCTGGAGTCTTGACCGTTGCCGGGTTGGATGCCAACGGAGAAGCCAGCTATGACGCTTCCAGCCAGGGAATCACCATCGCGGTTTCTGCCCCCAGTGAGGCACTCGTGGGTGTTGCCCCGGGCGGCCAATACATGAAGTGGTCTGGCTCCAGTGGTGCAGCCCCCATCGTCTCTGGACTGGTGGCATTAGTGCGAGCATCACACCCTGAACTTGATGCCAACAATGTGATTCAGCGCGTTATCGCTACCGCCACGCCTGTTGGTGAGGTTCCGAGCCCTATTTATGGCTTTGGAAAGATCAACGCCTACGCTGCCGTGACAGCAGAGGTGGCACCCGTGAAAGCAAACCCACTGGGTGATCTCACCGAATGGATCAAGTTGTATCGGCGCGGAAGTTCCACCTCAACTCCCATCCCATGGGATACCTCGACAGCAACCCCCGCTCCCTTGCCCTTCGACAGCGGCAATATTGCGGGTCTTCCCACGCTCTATCAGCTGACCACCGTGGGTGTTCCGTTACTGTTTTTCGCTGGATTCGGTACGATTGTAGTTATCGGGTACATCGGAGTTACTCGAAGACTTCGTCCTGTTGTTCCCCGTGATCATTCCCGTCACGAAACAGACGAGACGCCCCAACCCCCCAATGTCTAGCTGGAGACGTATTACTGTGCCCAAGATTCTGATTGTCGGTGCTGGTTACGCTGGTTTCTATACCGCGTGGAAGCTCGAAAAACTCCTCCGTAACGGAGAAGCAGAAGTCACCATTGTTGACCCATTGCCCTACATGACTTATCAGCCCTTCCTTCCCGAAGTTGCTGCAGGTTCCATCGAGCCTCGCCACGCAGTTGTTGGTCACCGCTCTCACCTGCGTAAGACCCGAGTTATCTCCGGCAAGGTCGTAGGAATCAATCACGCCAAGAAGACTGCCACCATCGTTCCTAACGCAGGTAAGCAGTTCGACGAGAAGTATGACCAGGTTATTTTCACCGCTGGTGCCGTCTCCCGTACCTTCCCCATCCCAGGTATTGCTGACAACGCTATTGGTTTGAAGACCATCGAAGAGGCTGTTGCCATTCGCGACCGCCTGCTCTCTAACTTCGACAAGGCAGCACAGCTTCCTGCAGGTCCTGAGCGTGACCGCCTGCTCACCGTCACCGTTGTTGGTGGTGGATTCGCAGGTATTGAGGTTTTCGCTGAGCTTCGCTCACTGGCTTCCGACCTCATCAAGGACTACCCAGAGCTCACCTTCGATGACACCCACTTCCACCTCATTGAGGCTATGGGTCGCATCATGCCTGAAGTTTCGCTGGAGACCAGCAAGTGGGTTCTGAACAACCTCGCAACCCGCGGTGCTCAGGTTCACCTGGACACTCAGCTTCAGTCAGCAGAGAACGGTGTTATCCAGCTCTCCACCGGTGAAAGCTTCGAATCCGACCTCATCATTTGGACCGCAGGTGTCATGGCTAACCCCATGCTGCGTGCAACTGACTTCCCCCTCGACGAGCGTGGACGACTGCGTGTGCGCGCCGACCTGCGTGTTGAAGGTGACAAGGGAGTTATCGAAGGCGCCTGGGGTGCAGGAGATGCAACCGCATGTCCTGACCTTTCCGGTGGCGGCGTAGGTGGCTACTGTGTTCCTAACGCTCAGCACGCAGTCCGCCAGGGCAAGCTCATGGCACGCAACGTTGTTGCCGTGCTTCGTGGCGAAGGACCCACTGACTACTTCCACAAGAACCTGGGTGCTGTTGCAGGCCTCGGTTTGAACATCGGTGTATTCCAGTCCGGCAAGATCGCCCTCAAGGGTTACATCGCATGGCTTGCGCACCGTGGCTACCACGGTCTGGCTATGCCATCCTTCGAGCGCAAGTTCCGCGTCATCTGGGGATGGTGGAACAACTTCTGGCTCGGACGTGACATCGTCTCTCTCGAAGCTCGTGAGACTCCTCGCGCCGCTTTCGAAGAGTTTGCTTCACGCCCTGCAGCTCCAGCTAAGGCAGCAGCGAAGCCTGCTGCTAAGAAGGTTGCTGCAAAGCCAGCTGCAAAGAAGGCTCCTGCGAAGAAGCCAGCAGCCAAGAAGTAAAACTTCTTTCACAAGGGAGGCCGTCCGCGGCCTCCCTTGTGCTTTGCTAGCCTTGAGAGGTACGCCCCCATAGCCCAATCGGCAGAGGCAATCGACTTAAAATCGATCCAGTGTGGGTTCGAGTCCCACTGGGGGTACCGTGAAAATCAAACACATAAACCACGCCTGAAGATAGGCTGAACACATCGCCGGAAACCTGGCTTTATTCACCCAACACTGGAGCAACGTTGCTGACTAAGTCCACATTCCGAGCTGGCCTCACCTCGTTGCTTGCTCTTTTCCTGGTTTTCTTTGTTACAACACCAGCACACGCGACTATTGATAACGTCGTTGCTACCATTGCCGTCGGCGATGAGCCTTGGTCAGTTGCAATAACACCTGATGGCTCGAAAGCTCTCGTGGCAATCTCTAATGCCAATCGTGTGGATGTCATAGACACAGCAACAAATACTGTGCAAACTTCCATCACAGTCAGCGGCAGCCCTACAGACATTGCCATCAATTCGCTGGGAACATATGCCTATGTTTCCAAAAACACAGGTGACGCAGTTGCCGTAATTAGGCTTTCTGACCTTACAGTGGTTGCTACTGTAAACGTTGGTTCTGCTCCACTCGGTATTTCTGTTTCACCAGATTCCAGCAAAATTTATGTAGCCAATGTGATTAGCAACACCTATTCCGTTATCAGAGCTAGCGACAACACTGTTACGAACACCGTTTCAACTGCGACGAGCCCTCTGATGGTTGCTGTTTCGCCAGATGGTAGCAAGCTATATGTCACCAATTACGCTGCGAGTTCATTACAGGTTTTCACTACATCAAACAACACTCTCGCAAACACCATTTCAATCGGTGCTGAGTCCCGCTCCATGGCCTTTAGTCCAGACGCTTCGAAGCTTTATGTGGTGAACAAGGGCCCTAACACTGTCAGCGTTGTAAATACTGCGACTAATACAGTCACTGACACAATCAGTGTTGCAAGCGGTCCTATGGGCATGGCAATCACCCCTGACGGAGCAAAGCTCTACGTTGCCTGTTTTGATACAGGTCAGGTTCAAGTCATTGACACTGCGACCAAGGCAGTGATCTCCACAATCAACGTTGCATCCGGTATGACCGGGATTGCTGTTACCCCGAATGGACGTAGCGCCTATGCCACGTCGCTGTTGAATGACACTGTGAGTGTCATCAACTTGGTCGAACCAACTCCTACACCTACCCCGACTCCGCAGGAACTTGCAAAAACTGGTAGCTCCTCTGAGGCAGGTGCTGTTCTCTCTGTCGTCGCAATAATTTCCTTATTTGGCGGAGCCCTTTTCCTGAGAAGAAAAAACTCACTCAGCACACGTTGAGATAAGACGCAACCGTACGCGTTTATCGACGCATATATGCTGTGCGTCGATGCGACACCAGCACAATCTCGATCATGATTTCATGATCGAAGATTTCATAAATCACTCGGTATTCTCCGCGCCTGGCAACCATCATTCCCGCCAGGTCTCCGCGCAGCTGTTTACCTAGTCGGTGAGGGTTTTGTGCAAGTGGGCCATAAATGAACTCGATCACAGCGGAAGCAACTTTTTGAGGTAATTGAACCTCAATTGCTGTTCGTGCGGCAGGAAGAATGTTGACGGTGTAGGGCTGATTCATTCGGGCATTCTGGCAGCAACGCTCGCA
Coding sequences:
- a CDS encoding MazG family protein; protein product: MSEEQKDQSKLDELIEVMAVLRAPGGCPWDAEQTHESLIKYLIEETYELIDAIESGDRDAMIEELGDVLYQVIFHADLASTTPGEEFDIQDVAAHMTAKMVGRHPHVFGENKLETADEVIQVWDELKKAEKPGRTSTLDGIPKSMPALALAEKLLGKAEKVGLEKQHLPDPPIWESEDEVGSILLSIVSSAREQGIDAEKALRVRLRELQEDIREAE
- the hisS gene encoding histidine--tRNA ligase is translated as MARDVSPPRGMRDFLPADKAKRERALRIIRDVYSSHGFEEIETPVVEDFERLHSGLGGDNEKLAFSVLKRGLDREALEAAAQSGDAHDLADLGLRFDLTVPLARFYASHRSELPTVFRAIQIAPVWRAERPQKGRYRQFVQCDIDIIGDGTQLAEVELITATSAVLSTLGLQGCTIRINDRRILSGILDYCGFAPERFGSALISIDKLDKIGAEGVVKELSETGPDAAAVLGGLLERIEPHLASGGVPMTTADILSVLPEGIDSDAVADLETLAQALTQLPSGVEVRFDPTLVRGMGYYTGTIFEIAHPESGSSVGGGGRYDGMIGRFLGQDVPAAGFSIGFERIVDLIEVDASGAQDSVVLVHDAVLDSADLSLSTLMGIKSELIAAGKRVRLEKRAKNLTPVLDRAREAGFGSFAFVSAETTSAKDLVFKDLA
- the eno gene encoding phosphopyruvate hydratase, whose amino-acid sequence is MALIDAIGAREILDSRGNPTVEVEVLLEDGVLARAAVPSGASTGAFEAYELRDEDKNRYLGKGVQKAVDAVIDEIGPAIEGFDAADQRLIDSAMIELDGTENKKRLGANAILGVSLAVAKAAADSADLPLFRYVGGPNAHTLPVPLMNIINGGAHADTGVDIQEFMAVPYGAESFSEALRWGVEIYHSLKSLLKKNGMATGLGDEGGFAPDLPNNRGALEFIVGAIEQAGFKPGKDIALALDVASSEFFKDGAYHFEGQKRSSEEMTAYYAELVRDFPLVSIEDPLDEDDWTGWTHITAELGDKLQLVGDDLYVTNPVRLQKGIDLKAGNSILVKVNQIGTLTETLDAVSLAQRHGMKAILSHRSGETEDTTIADLAVATDCGQIKTGAPARSDRVAKYNQLLRIEEELGEAAVYAGRSAFPRFSA
- a CDS encoding septum formation initiator family protein; translation: MAKKNVRVRKVPVALVTGTTKAGVWLGSIRVSGFTILVMSLTLLGVGILAPQLKILIEQRQVVADLQAEAAQKQADLTELEKQRARWDDPAYVRAQARDRLYYVMPGEISYLVINDTQVEDLKREKATAELQNTQTDWVTGLLKSFLIAGLGTPTPDQVQPVQ
- a CDS encoding DUF501 domain-containing protein; the encoded protein is MRPPFDPVSDEDIRIVSAQLGRQARDVVGIPARCVCGAPTVVATSPRLSDGTPFPTFYYLTHPAATVAMSDLEATQVMAEFTEVLNADPEMQKQYLAAHEQFIADRESFGVVPEIDGISAGGMPVRVKCLHALAGHALAAGPGVNPIGDLALARSSWSPEVCQCVVYDED
- a CDS encoding S8 family serine peptidase; this encodes MRRLRRGLILLATFAVTMMTVLQAVPARADYIRDMEYWLSDYNFYQAWDITRGEGVLVSVIDSGIGYAPDINAAVVGGADFSGIGSPDGRTPVGASPDHGTLVASVLAGRGTGGNNGILGTAPAAQLLSASVAFGVDTAIPSDEQIANAIKWSVDQGAKVINMSLTRNSLEWPKSWDEAFLYAFEHDVVIVAAAGNRGSGTNEVGAPATIPGVLTVAGLDANGEASYDASSQGITIAVSAPSEALVGVAPGGQYMKWSGSSGAAPIVSGLVALVRASHPELDANNVIQRVIATATPVGEVPSPIYGFGKINAYAAVTAEVAPVKANPLGDLTEWIKLYRRGSSTSTPIPWDTSTATPAPLPFDSGNIAGLPTLYQLTTVGVPLLFFAGFGTIVVIGYIGVTRRLRPVVPRDHSRHETDETPQPPNV
- a CDS encoding FAD-dependent oxidoreductase yields the protein MPKILIVGAGYAGFYTAWKLEKLLRNGEAEVTIVDPLPYMTYQPFLPEVAAGSIEPRHAVVGHRSHLRKTRVISGKVVGINHAKKTATIVPNAGKQFDEKYDQVIFTAGAVSRTFPIPGIADNAIGLKTIEEAVAIRDRLLSNFDKAAQLPAGPERDRLLTVTVVGGGFAGIEVFAELRSLASDLIKDYPELTFDDTHFHLIEAMGRIMPEVSLETSKWVLNNLATRGAQVHLDTQLQSAENGVIQLSTGESFESDLIIWTAGVMANPMLRATDFPLDERGRLRVRADLRVEGDKGVIEGAWGAGDATACPDLSGGGVGGYCVPNAQHAVRQGKLMARNVVAVLRGEGPTDYFHKNLGAVAGLGLNIGVFQSGKIALKGYIAWLAHRGYHGLAMPSFERKFRVIWGWWNNFWLGRDIVSLEARETPRAAFEEFASRPAAPAKAAAKPAAKKVAAKPAAKKAPAKKPAAKK
- a CDS encoding YncE family protein, with amino-acid sequence MLTKSTFRAGLTSLLALFLVFFVTTPAHATIDNVVATIAVGDEPWSVAITPDGSKALVAISNANRVDVIDTATNTVQTSITVSGSPTDIAINSLGTYAYVSKNTGDAVAVIRLSDLTVVATVNVGSAPLGISVSPDSSKIYVANVISNTYSVIRASDNTVTNTVSTATSPLMVAVSPDGSKLYVTNYAASSLQVFTTSNNTLANTISIGAESRSMAFSPDASKLYVVNKGPNTVSVVNTATNTVTDTISVASGPMGMAITPDGAKLYVACFDTGQVQVIDTATKAVISTINVASGMTGIAVTPNGRSAYATSLLNDTVSVINLVEPTPTPTPTPQELAKTGSSSEAGAVLSVVAIISLFGGALFLRRKNSLSTR
- a CDS encoding type II toxin-antitoxin system RelE/ParE family toxin — its product is MNQPYTVNILPAARTAIEVQLPQKVASAVIEFIYGPLAQNPHRLGKQLRGDLAGMMVARRGEYRVIYEIFDHEIMIEIVLVSHRRTAYMRR